One window of Panulirus ornatus isolate Po-2019 chromosome 13, ASM3632096v1, whole genome shotgun sequence genomic DNA carries:
- the LOC139752917 gene encoding histamine H1 receptor-like encodes MDFPSSMLTEIDTTPFKTLDDLAENITKRLRLSHGVFPKYAPPRGTTVVDKGPNHAGHFETVVCNITYDYPEGFATSLDASGGVVATSWYPGTSSWGNFSGAQPWNLSHAELGFNVTQEGELPGWWEARPGLGAGEWGPGFLAMTGFALYTLALCTAVGNALVIHAIRTEKRLQTVSNLFIMSLAAADLTVGVIVMPISAAYAMMGEWRLGLVVCQFWLAADYTASTASIFNLVILSLDRYWSITAPLRYLRQRTRRRAWVMIGASWTAATAWLVPVLAWHHLALGGIRHHPPHVCETEFSNSAAFKAVTAALNFYLPTALMLYLYCRIFREVQTRQALGRVPFTTHDIPTDSCSEVERLPRHTHANHNAQPPKHDLPPAITTTSSSSPNESVTQFRSLTVVSPGRHDCSYFSGVVVSVEYLPEESSQASPTHNPSYSNQQQQQQQQQSQLQQQNQQQRRQAAANKLGPHHNHIHCYQSSSRPHTSWDHHTPSPHRAQERKWGSSWRVSSGSQGTSRPRVAVPTITTTTNGTRKKRTTACANSGGGGGGGRRVESVNLVKERKAARQLGVIVGAFMACWVPYFTLFPIMALCDTCVPAHAHTATIWLGYLNSALNPVLYPLCNHNFRRAFARMLRLPTRKTNNYTNNQRLATITVRH; translated from the exons ATGGACTTCCCGTCGTCCATGCTGACAGAGATAGACACGACGCCCTTCAAGACCCTCGACGACTTAGCCGAGAACATCACCAAGAGACTCAGACTCTCCCACGGCGTCTTCCCCAAGTACGCGCCTCCCCGCGGCACCACAGTAGTCGACAAGGGCCCTAACCATGCAGGCCATTTTGAAACCGTGGTGTGCAACATCACTTACGATTATCCCGAGGGTTTTGCCACTTCCCTGGACGCCTCAGGTGGTGTGGTTGCTACTTCCTGGTACCCTGGCACTAGCTCCTGGGGAAACTTTAGCGGGGCTCAGCCCTGGAACCTCAGTCACGCGGAGCTGGGCTTCAACGTGACACAGGAAGGAGAGCTCCCAGGCTGGTGGGAGGCTAGACCTGGGCTTGGGGCTGGGGAGTGGGGCCCTGGGTTCCTGGCTATGACGGGATTTGCCCTCTACACTCTCGCCCTCTGCACCGCCGTCGGCAACGCACTAGTCATCCACGCCATCAGGACAGAGAAACGTCTGCAGACG GTGTCCAACTTATTCATCATGAGTCTGGCAGCGGCGGACCTAACCGTCGGAGTTATCGTAATGCCCATCAGCGCTGCCTACGCCATGATGG GAGAGTGGCGCCTTGGGCTAGTGGTGTGTCAGTTCTGGCTGGCGGCAGACTACACGGCTTCCACGGCGTCCATCTTCAACCTGGTGATCCTCTCGCTAGACCGCTACTGGTCCATCACAGCCCCGCTCCGCTACCTCCGCCAGCGGACGAGGCGCCGAGCCTGGGTCATGATTGGTGCCTCTTGGACAGCCGCCACGGCTTGGCTGGTGCCCGTGCTGGCCTGGCACCACTTGGCACTAGGGGGTATAAGGCATCACCCGCCGCACGTCTGTGAGACGGAGTTCTCCAACAGCGCCGCCTTCAAGGCTGTCACAGCAGCCCTGAACTTCTACCTACCGACGGCGCTCATGCTGTACCTGTACTGCCGCATCTTCCGTGAAGTGCAGACGCGTCAGGCCCTTGGTCGCGTGCCCTTCACCACCCACGACATCCCGACCGACTCGTGTAGCGAGGTGGAGCGGTTGCCCCGCCACACGCACGCCAACCACAACGCCCAGCCGCCCAAACACGACCTCCctcccgccatcaccaccacctcctcctcctccccgaacgAGTCCGTCACTCAGTTCCGCAGCCTGACCGTCGTCTCGCCGGGCAGGCACGACTGCTCGTACTTCTCCGGGGTGGTGGTTAGCGTCGAGTACCTTCCTGAAGAGTCTAGCCAGGCCTCGCCCACCCATAACCCCAGCTACAGcaatcagcaacagcagcagcagcagcagcagagtcaACTACAACAGCAGAatcagcagcagcggcggcaggcCGCCGCAAACAAGCTGgggcctcaccacaaccacatacactGCTACCAGAGCAGCAGCCGGCCGCATACCTCTTGGGACCACCACACTCCGTCTCCTCACAGAGCCCAGGAGCGCAAGTGGGGCAGCAGCTGGCGCGTCAGCAGTGGCTCCCAGGGCACCAGCCGACCCCGGGTCgcagtccccaccatcaccacgaccacgaACGGCACCAGGAAGAAGCGCACGACGGCCTGCGCcaacagcggaggaggaggaggagggggccgaCGCGTGGAGAGCGTCAACTTAGTGAAGGAACGCAAGGCTGCCAGACAACTGGGCGTCATCGTGGGAGCCTTCATGGCCTGCTGGGTGCCGTACTTCACCCTCTTCCCCATCATGGCACTGTGCGATACCTGCGTGCCAGCCCACGCCCACACCGCCACCATATGGCTGGGCTACCTCAACTCGGCCCTCAATCCCGTGCTCTACCCGCTCTGCAACCACAACTTCAGGCGCGCCTTCGCCAGGATGCTCCGCCTCCCCACCCGGAAGACCAACAACTACACCAACAACCAGAGACTGGCTACCATCACCGTCAGACactga
- the okr gene encoding DNA repair and recombination protein RAD54-like, with the protein MRRSRAPSQLHKRSLECGLMGDSRMVVGQHESKKKKKSEVESPGLPTSPYRAPLLPIVNSPLLSSIGGQSSSHETFIRKILAKPFKIPIPNYVSQGCRSLGVRRSDVRRPLHDPDEPNSLVLFRPPVMSAHEKLKTSLEKQEVAVVVDPMLSVILRPHQREGVKFMYDCVTGKQIEENYGCIMADEMGLGKTLQCITLMWTLLRQGPDCVPTIDKAVVVAPSSLVKNWYNEINKWLKGKLSALAIDSGTKDQIDSNLKGFMTTVGRRPVYPVLIISYETFRMHAHVLHHGEVGLVLCDEGHRLKNCENQTYQALMGLKAKRRVLLSGTPIQNDLLEYFSLVHFVNAGILGTAQEFRRKYERPILRSRDAEASDKDHEIGKEKLEELISIVSRCIIRRTNDILSKYLPVKIEHVVCCPLTSLQQEMYLKFLNSSAVKKQLSDGDGRLGNTALAAITSMKKLCNHPDLLWEKVKAREPGYEKLNNLYPQGHDPRHLHPELSGKVAVLDTLLALIRSSTDDKVVLISNYTQTLDLFQQLAALRSYPYVRLDGSMSIKKRAKIVEKFNDPSGGDFIFMLSSKAGGCGLNLIGANRLVMFDPDWNPANDDQAMARVWRDGQKKKCFIYRLLATGSIEEKIFQRQAHKKALSSCVVDCEEDVQRHFSVSELRELFTLTKDTTSDTHDKFKCRRCVNGIQVRPPPEDADCTCDLSLWHHCQDKKGLQDPILRQCWPAGISFVFHQRSHEQKNVP; encoded by the exons ATG CGGCGCAGTCGTGCTCCGAGTCAGCTTCACAAACGGAGCCTTGAATGTGGCCTTATGGGTGACTCGAGAATGGTGGTTGGGCAGCATGAatccaagaagaaaaagaaatctgaaGTCGAGAGCCCAGGTTTACCCACTTCACCTTATCGTGCTCCTTTGCTGCCAATTGTTAACTCTCCACTACTATCTTCAATTGGAGGCCAATCTTCTTCCCAT GAAACCTTTATTCGGAAAATCTTGGCCAAGCCATTTAAGATTCCCATCCCTAACTATGTTAGTCAAGGATGTCGAAGTCTAGGAGTCCGTCGGAGTGATGTGAGGCGACCCTTACATGACCCTGATGAACCCAATTCTCTGGTTCTTTTTCGGCCCCCAGTCATGTCTGCCCATGAAAAACTTAAAACCAGCCT agAAAAACAGGAAGTGGCAGTTGTTGTAGACCCAATGCTCTCAGTCATTCTCCGTCCTCATCAGCGGGAG GGTGTCAAGTTCATGTATGACTGTGTCACAGGAAAACAAATTGAGGAAAATTATGGATGCATCATGGCTGATGAAATGGGGCTGGGGAAGACTCTGCAGTGCATTACCCTAATGTGGACACTGCTCAGACAGGGTCCAGACTGTGTACCCACCATAGACAAAGCTGTTGTGGTTGCCCCCTCCAGTTTAGTAAAA AATTGGTACAATGAGATCAACAAATGGTTGAAAGGTAAGCTAAGTGCTTTAGCTATTGACTCAGGAACAAAGGATCAAATCGATTCCAACCTCAAGGGATTCATGACAACTGTCGGTCGGCGTCCTGTATATCCAGTACTGATAATATCCTATGAAACATTTCGAATGCATGCTCATGTCTTGCACCATGGAGAAGTGGGCCTTGTGCTTTGCGATGAG GGTCATAGATTAAAGAACTGTGAAAACCAGACTTATCAAGCACTGATGGGACTGAAAGCAAAGCGTCGTGTGTTACTTTCTGGAACCCCAATCCAAAATGATCTGCTTGAATATTTTTCCTTGGTACATTTTGTCAATGCTGGAATTTTAGGAACAGCTCAAGAGTTCAGACGAAAGTATGAAAGGCCAATATTACGAAGTCGAGATGCCGAAGCTTCTGACAAAGACCATGAAATAGGAAAAGAGAAGTTAGAAGAACTGATCTCCATAGTTAGCAG ATGCATCATAAGACGCACCAATGACATCCTTTCCAAGTACTTACCAGTTAAGATAGAACATGTTGTGTGCTGCCCCTTGACATCCCTCCAACAGGAAATGTACCTCAAGTTCCTCAACTCATCAGCAGTCAAAAAGCAACTATCAG ATGGGGATGGTCGATTGGGTAACACCGCTCTGGCTGCTATCACTAGTATGAAAAAGTTATGTAATCATCCTGATTTGTTGTGGGAGAAAGTGAAAGCCCGTGAACCTGGATATGAAAAATTAAACAACTTGTATCCTCAAGGACATGACCCTAG GCATTTACATCCAGAGTTGTCTGGAAAAGTTGCTGTCTTAGACACACTCCTGGCCCTAATCCGAAGCTCGACAGATGACAAAGTAGTTCTTATCTCCAATTACACACAGACCCTTGACCTCTTCCAACAATTAGCTGCCCTTAGGAGCTACCCATATGTTCGTCTTGATGGATCTATGTCTATTAAAAAAAGAGCAAAG ATTGTAGAGAAATTTAATGACCCATCAGGAGGAGATTTTATCTTCATGTTAAGTAGCAAAGCAGGTGGTTGTGGTCTTAACCTCATTGGTGCCAACCGCTTAGTAATGTTTGATCCAGATTGGAATCCTGCTAACGATGACCAGGCCATGGCCCGTGTTTGGCGTGATGGACAAAAGAAGAAGTGTTTCATATATCGCCTTCTTGCT ACTGGAAGTATAGAGGAAAAGATCTTCCAGCGGCAGGCACATAAGAAGGCCCTGAGCAGCTGTGTGGTTGACTGTGAAGAAGATGTACAGAGGCACTTCTCTGTTTCTGAGTTAAGAGAATTATTTACCCTCACTAAAGATACCACCTCAGACACTCACGACAA ATTTAAGTGCCGCCGTTGTGTGAATGGTATTCAAGTACGACCACCCCCTGAGGATGCTGACTGTACCTGTGATTTGTCACTGTGGCATCATTGTCAAGACAAAAAGGGATTACAGGACCCCATATTACGTCAGTGCTGGCCAGCaggcatttcttttgtctttcatcaGAGATCACATGAACAAAAGAATGTACCTTGA